The nucleotide sequence ATTTTCCCATGCCACTGCATCAGTAATCTTTCTATTTGAAAACTTACTGAAAACTTCTGCCTTGCTTTTTTGCTTATCAAATTCTTCCTGCTCATGGTACACCGTACTGCCAAGCAAAAAGGCACTGCCATTTGTAGCCAGTGGCTAACGTAATTCCACTACCACCATCCACACCAAACCTAATCAGCTAATGCATGGCTAAAGAAAACACTTCGCCCTTTTTACTTTTTCAGTACCAGAATCTGACAGACCCTTCCTTCGTTAGGATGGCTGGTTATTATTATTGTAATAAGATTGTAATAATAATAACCATTCCAGCATCTGTTGAAATCTGGCAAAAAAGTGGTTTTTAAAGAAGATCAGGTTTAGTTGTTCCAGCTACAGCCCGAGCAAAGCCAACCCTCTTATCATAGCCCATCTCCTAATCATTAAAATCATAGTTCAAAAATTAATTAAAAAAAATAACCTTTTTTCCATCTGCGCAAAAAGACTGCGCAGGAGGTCTGCAACTTTGAATCATCAATTGAACGGCAGCCCCTGAAAGGCTACTTCAGATGCCTCCCCTGCAAATGGCGGGGGAGTTTAAAATACCGGGTCGTCTAATGGCAGGACACCAGATTTTGGCTCTGGCAGTGGAAGTTCGAGTCTTCCCCCAGTAACAAAAATATCCGAATGAGGCAGTAAAAGAATTTCCTGTTGCAAATTTCGGGTTTTAAAATCTTCACCTTCCATAAACCGGAGGGAAGCGCGGAAAAAGCTTCTGTACATGACCTGGCGAGGGTTTTCTATAGCCCCGCAGTGCCCCGGCCTGTGGCTTTGGAGGTATGCTGCTGACAGAAAGCTGTTTTTCACCCTTGTGTGTCGGAGGTTCGATTCCTCCTCCCAATCTGTATGGGATAACTCAGTTGGTAGAGTAACAAGTATGGACTGAAAATCCATCTCTGAAGCTGACTGCTTCTAAAAACAGTCGCATTACATAAGCAGTGGCCTGACTTAACCGGTTTTTGTCCCCTGGCAAAAACAGTCTCTTAAAGGCTTTGTAAGGCTGAGGATACCGCATGGTGGCTTTGTTTCACTTTCTAGTCTGACGGTTCTGATGCTCCCCGGGTATGCCTGGCGGAACTAAAGGGCAATCTTTCCGGAAACTGATACAGAAAAACCAGCTTAATCAACCTTCCGTCTTCAGGAGATGGTTTGTCAGGCGCTGCTTAACTTAAAAAGTACGTTTTTTTTAAAATTTTTATAACAATGAAAAGGATCAGAATAAACAAAGGACAAATTGGACTTGTGTTCAGAAACGGTGATTATATAAGGGTGCTTCAGGAAGGCTCTTTCTGGTTAAAGCCATTTGAAAGCGTAATGCTTTACAGTTTGTCTGTTCCTTTTTATCCACCAGTGGATCTGAGTATCCTGCTACGTGATGAGGATCTGGCAACTATGCTAACGGTGGTGGATGTTAAAGACCATGAGATTGCCCTGCAATATGAAAATGGTAACTTTAAAAATGTGCTCACACCGGGAAGGTACGCCTTCTGGAAAGGTGTTGCCGAATTTTCATTTGATAAAGCCGATTTAAACCGGGCGGAAATTTCTCCGGATATTAATGTAAACCTGTTTCAGCGGAAAGAGCTGCTGCCATATATCAGGGTTTATACCATTGAAGCTTTTGAAAAAGGTGTTCTTTTTGTTGATGGAAACTTTCAGCGCATTCTTGATACAGGTGTATACCATTTCTGGAAAAGCCCGGTGATGGTATCTGTACAAAAGACAGACATGCGACAGCTACAACTGGAAGTATCAGGACAGGAAATCCTTACCAGGGACAAAGCAGCCTTGCGCATCAGTTTTTATACACAGTATAAGGTAAAGGATATCATTAAAGCACTGGTTGAAAACAGAGACTTCGAAAAGCAGTTGTATGTATTGCTGCAACTGGCACTGAGGGAATTTGTTGGTACTTATTCTTTGGATGAGCTACTTGATAAAAAAGAGGAGATTTCAGCGTATGTCCTGAGTAGTCTTAAGCAAAAGTCTGAAGACCTGGGCGTGGAAATCAAAGGAGCGGGAATAAGGGACATCATACTTCCCGGCGAAATAAAGGAGATTATGAACCAGGTTTTGGTGGCAGAGAAAAAAGCCCAGGCCAATGTAATTATGCGCAGGGAGGAAACAGCTTCTACAAGGAGTTTGCTGAACACAGCAAAGCTCATGGAAGACAATGAATGTTGTTCAGGCTGAAGGAAATGGAATATGTTGAGAAGATTGCCGATAAAATAAACAGTATTTCCCTGTCGGGAGGCAATATGGTTTTTGACCAGTTGAAAGACATATTTTCTCCTAAAAAAATAAACTGAACCGGGAATATGTTACAGGGGTATTAAGAAGCCTTTACATATTCCAGGTTTAACCTTAGAAAAAAAAAACATCATGCAATTGAAAGGAAATCACTTACTGGAAATGGGGTATCCTCCAGGTAAAGTAATAGGCATAGCACTTGAAGTAATAGAGAAAGAGTATGCAGATCTGAATACAGATGCGCTGAGTATCCTGTTTAAGAATGTACTGGAAAACCCGGGGGACTTTCTTGAAGACCCGAAACTTTCCCCTGTGGCTTTTGAACTGATAAAGCCAGCCAAAGATGCCCTGGTTGAACTGAACCCAAATCCGGATGACTATGTGGTATACGGGCCGGAAGGTATTGAAGAAGGAGCGGTTCGTCAGATGGAAACCGCCATGAAGCTGCCCGTAACGGTCTCCGGTGCACTTATGCCGGATGCCCACCAGGGCTATGGCCTGCCCATAGGCGGGGTACTGGCCACCAACAATGCGGTCATACCTTATGGTGTCGGCGTGGATATCGGCTGCAGAATGTGCATGAGCATCTATGATATTCCTGCTGGTTTTATTGACGAGCAGAAGAAGGAGCTGAAAAAAATGCTGATCAACAATACCAAGTTCGGACGGGCAACTTTTAAAAAGCCACGCGAGCATGCGGTCATTGAAAACCCGCTTTTTTCGGAGATTCCACTGTTGAAAGGCCTGAAAAATAAAGCGTTTTCGCAATTGGGATCTTCCGGAGGTGGAAACCATTTTGTGGAATTCGGGATTACTGAAATTCTTGATCCGCAGAATGAATTCGGGCTGCCTCCGGGCAAATACCTGGCAGTGCTTTCCCATTCAGGGTCGAGGGGATTTGGCGCCACTATAGCAAGCCACTACACCAAACTGGCGATGGAAACCTGTAAGCTTCCGCAGGAAGCAAAGCATCTGGCATGGCTTGGACTGGATACCGAAGCCGGACAGGAATACTGGCAGGCGATGAACCTTGCCGGTGACTATGCTTCTGCCTGCCATCACCAGATACATGAGCGTATGGCTGTAGGGCTGCGGGCAAACCCTGTTGCGGTAATAGAAAACCACCACAACTTCGCCTGGAAGGAAAAAGACGCTGCCGGAAATGAAGTTATCGTCCACCGTAAAGGGGCTACACCGGCAGGAAAAGGAGTTCTGGGAATTATCCCCGGTTCAATGACCGCACCCGGGTTTATCGTCCGCGGAAAAGGGGAGGTAGCCTCTCTGAATTCAGCCTCACATGGTGCCGGAAGGACGATGTCCAGAACACAGGCAAAGAAAATACTGGATGCCAGTGCCGTGAGGCAACACCTGCTGGACGCCGGGGTGGAACTGATCGGTTCCGGGCTTGACGAGGCGCCAATGGCATATAAGGACATTAACATGGTAATGGAAGCCCAGAAAGATTTGGTTGAGGTAGTGGGTTCTTTTCTTCCGAAAATAGTCAGGATGTGCGGAGATGAAAAGTTCAGAGAAGTGGATTGAGCAGATGGTAATGTTAAATAAAGAACACTTGTACCTGTAACATGAGTTGCAGGTACAAAACCTGTATAAAATTATTGAAAAATGGAATCAACAATAGTCCAGAGACTTCAGGAAATAGAGACGCAGTATGAGGTGAAGGTATTGCTGGCGGTGGAGTCAGGTTCGCGGGCATGGGGCTTTCCTTCTCCAGACAGCGACTATGACGTCCGGTTTATTTACGTCCACCGGCCGGAATGGTACCTCACTATTCAGGATAAGAAAGACACCATTGAACTACCGGAAAAAGAACTGCTGGACTTCAGCGGCTGGGACATACGGAAAGCATTGAAGCTCCTGAAAAAATCCAATCCACCTTTACTGGAATGGCTGAACTCTCCTGTAGTTTATACAGAAATTCCGGAAATTGTCCAGGGCCTGCGGGAACTGGCAAAAGCCTGCTTTTCTCCTGTGGCAGTCATGCACCACTACCTGAGCATGGCTGTAAAATACAAGGGTCTGGTGGATAAGGCTGGAGGTCAGGTAAAAATTAAAAACTATTTTTACGCTTTAAGGACAGCTTTTGCCTGTAAGTGGATGCTTGATAAACACACGATGCCCCCAGTGGATTTCACAGAAATGCTGGTCTTGGCAGATGATCAGCTAAAAGCAGAAATCATTCGTCTGATAGCGCTGAAAGCCGGCAAGAATGAGAGCGAGGTAGTTGCCCGGAACCCTAAGCTGGACGCGCTGCTTAATTCCCTTATCCGGGAAGCAGAAGCAAATGCTGCGTCCATGAAATCGTCCAAAGTAGATGTGGAAAGTTTTGATATGTTTTTCAGGTATGTCCTGGAAGTTTGGCGGTAACCGTTGAATTGTTGAAAATATAAAGTATCTACTATAGGTCAGCAGGTTGTGAAATTTTGAATTGTACCACATTTATTATTAAAAACAAATAATATTCCAGGCAGATTGTTCATGATTTTGTTATATTTATAGTTATGTCTTATGAAGATAGTTTAAAATATTACCGGGATTTGAGAAATTCTTTGGATACGGCCAAAGATGAAAAAGCAATGGAGATAGCAAAAAAAGCTATTGCCAAAGGATATTCTATTGATGAAGTAATGGATCTAACTGGTTTGACAAAAGAGCAAATAGAACAAATAAAGAACTAGTAAGGGTGGCCAGCCAACTTTATTTCTATTTGAGAATTCCCGGTAATCAAAGTGTCAGATTCTAAATTTCTTTAAAAGTTATAAATTGCTTAATCGGCTAGTTATTTCAATAACAGTATCATTGCTTAGTCTGGTTAATATTTCCGGAAAGGGCTTTTCTCCTCTGGAAGTTCAAATACATGATACGTATTTTGAACTTCCCCTTTTTATTCCTTTCCTGTTTGTTTTTCTGTGGACAAACTTATTTTTAGGTATATCAGATTATAGAAAGACCAATTATAAAAGGAATTGTCTTTTATTTCTCTTGACAATCAACTCTATCAACATAGTTTTCACAGGATATTTAGCTTGTGTTTCGTTCTACGTGTTTTTTATAAGGGGAATTGGGGATACTTTTTTAAAAAGTAACATTTTTTCCCCGCAATTTCTGGGTCTAGTGGAATTTATACAAGTTAGCGTATTATCAATATTAGGCTTACAATTAATAGGAGAGTTTTTAATAATATCAAGGCTGATAACAATAAGAAAACATGATAATGTGATTTATCCAAAGCAATATTAATCAAGATAACATTGAACATACAGGATATAAAAAATCAAAACCTAATTCTTCTAGAGTGTATCAGCGGCAGCAGGGCTTTCGGACTGGCAACACCGGAGTCTGATACAGACGTCAGGGGTGTTTTTTACTTGCCCCGGGAAAAATATTTTGGACTGGAATATATACCGCAGATCAGTAATGAGACTAATGATATAGTTTATTATGAGTTGGGAAGATTTATTGAACTCTTATTGAAAAACAACCCAAACATTATCGAATTGCTCAATACGCCGGATGACTGTATACTTCAACGGAACCCTATAATGGATCATATCCGCACGGAAATGTTTCTATCAAAGCTCTGCGAACAGACTTTCGGAAACTATGCGCTTAGCCAGATAAGAAAAGCACGTGGCCTGAACAAAAAGATCGTTAACCCGATGGAAAAAGAGCGGAAGACGGTTCTGGACTTTTGTTATGTTAATGACAGGGCAGCATCCTTGCCTCTAAAGGAATTTCTTGCAGCAAAGAATATGGAACAAGCTTTTTGTGGCCTGACATCACTGCCACATATGCGTGACATGTATGCCTTGTTCTATGACGAATCGGGCAAGTATAAAGGGATTGTCCAGAAAAACACCGCCAATGAAATCTCTTTAAGTTCGGTACCTAAGGACGCTAAACCGGTGGCCTTACTGTACTTTAACAAAGACGGCTATTCCCAACACTGTCGCAGTTATAAGGAATATTGGGACTGGGTGAACAAGCGCAATGAAACCCGTTATCAGGGAAACCTTGCCCATGGCAAAAATTACGATGCAAAGAATATGATGCATGTATTTCGCCTTCTGACTATGGCAGAAGAAATAGGGGAGAAGGGTAAGGTAATTGTCAGACGACCTGACCGGGACTTTCTTCTAAGCATAAAGAAGGGAGACTTTTCATATGAAGAGCTAGTGGAAAAAGCTGAAGAAAAAAGGATGCACCTCCAGGATATTTATGAAAAATCAACACTGCCCGATACTCCTGATGCCGGATTGGTTAACAACCTGCTGGTGGAAATGAGAGAAAAGCTTTATTGTTCAAAAACATAGATTTTCTATTAAAAAAACAAATGCTTTTGAACAATTGCATTTATCCTAGGGTAACATCAATGTGGCAATTCAATCATGCAACAACCTTACACAACAAACTGATTACAAAAGCATTAAAACATATTCATCTAATTAAGTGAACCCATCCCTTATACGAAATATTTCCTCTTTTTAACTCATAATAATAAACACCATCGCTAAGCCCTTTCCCATTCCAGTTATTATCATAATTACTATCTGAAAAAACTAATTTTCCATGCCTATTATAAATATTAATTTCCCATCCACCTTGTTTGGCACATTCAAAATAAAAGTAATCATTCCTTTGGTCGCCATTGGGAGTAATCAGGTTCGGAATAACACCTGCCTCACAACAATCATTAATCGTGACTTCATGAGTAGCACGTAGACCTCCACAAGCATTAGAGCCTTCTGCAAAATATTTTCCAGAATGCACAATAGCTCTTATACTATCACTACTTCCATCGTCCCATACCACGTCAATATTTCCTTCTGTTTTAAGAAAAACGGTATCACCAGTACAAGCTTCCTGCGCACCTAATATTTGCAGTTCCGGCATTAATTCCAGAAACACTTCAAAGGTATCAAGTGCTGTACCACACATATTTTCCCTGAACACATAGAAGCTTTCTGCCTTATCTGTTGTAAACCAAGCCTCAGTACTACCGTCACTCCAAAGGAAGGATACATTCTCTTGAGAAAGATCCACTTCATGGAACGCACCTTCGCAAATGACAAACCGCCTTTGCTCCGGCTGATATGGAGGGTCAACTATAGTAACAAATGTACTATCTGAACGTGTACAATACCCCCTGTTTACATGAACACTATATAACCCAGTTTCAGTTGCTGGAAGCTTGTGTGCATCAGAAAGGTCCTGCCAAAGATAACCTGCTTCTGTATTATAAACATCCAACCACAAAGTGTCGCCATGGCAAATGGCAGTATCTGCACCAAGATCCACTTCAGGGGCATCATAAAAGGTGACAGTAAGAGAATCACTGGCATTACAACCACCCAAAAAAATGTCCACTTTTACTTGCTCAGAGGTACTAGTATTGTAAAAAGGTTCAGTAGACCCGTCTTGCCAGAGAAATCTTGCGCCTTCTTGGAAAACATCAAGCATAAGCGTATCGCCAATACACAAAGAGGTGTCTGCCCCTAAAGTCGCCACTGGCAGAGCTGGTGTCACCTCTAGAACTATGGAATCACTGACAGAACAAGCTCCAAGGGTAACATTCGCATGGTGATGTCCACCTTCTAAAAAAGATGTCTGGTTAATTGTATCTCCGTTGCTCCAAACGTAACTTGCTTCAGGAAGAACTGGAAGCTCTACGGGATAAGGAAGCTGGTCAAAACATATGATGGTGTCTCCCCCCAATTCAACGGTATGCCTTTTTTGAAAATTGACAGCTATAGCCTTATAACCTTCGTAGCATCCATTAGAAGTTTCATATATAACGGTGTCATTGGCGATAATTTCATGATAGTCAACTGAACCACTTGAACTATGGTACACTTCGGGAGCACAAGGCTGAAAACGAAAGGTATCTCCTGCACATAGTGTTGTGTCGTTTATGTTACTTGCCAAAGGACCTCTTATGCGTACGTTGCTTCCATAGGTTTTGCTTTCACCATTTGCATATTGAAGGGTGCACCGGACATAATGGTCGCCAGCAGTGGTAAAAGCATAAGTAGGATTCAAGCTATTTACCGTCTCTGACCCTTGATCACCAAAATCCCAATCGGCACTTACCACGGTAGTATCTATAAGTTTAAAAGTGGTTTCCTCTCCCAAACAAGTATTTTGAAAAGAAAATGCCGGCTGAAGATAAGCCGAAACAAATTTTGGGAAACTGAAAATACCAAACTGCGCATTTATTTCCTCAAAAACTATATTGCATAAAACGCCCTCCTGGTTCGGGGCATGAATCACTCCAAGCTTAGTGCCTGAACCTGAATGCTCATTAATATATATTTTCCCATTCTGTGCGAGCTGCAAACCTAAAGATATTGACGAAGAGCAAGTTTTTACTTGCGTTGCCTGCATTCCTGAGTTGTCGGAAGAGCTTATTTTTGCTTGATAAAGGCTACTATCTGTACTGTAATACAGTAGTTTTGAGTCTGGAGAAAACTCTGCATCATAAACTGCCTGGGCTCTTTCATCTATACCTGACAACATTCTTCCATTTTCCATACCTCCTGTTTCTGCATTAAAATCAAATAGATAAATTAATTGTGCAAAACTCGGCTCAGGAGAAACTAATACTGCTATTTTTTTCTGGTCAGGTGATACTTTGTAATTAATCCGAGCTTCAATATCCCAATGGCCAGGAGGGGTAAATGGAAAGTTACTATTAACAACATGCTCATCTATACCACTACTTGTTACTTTTCGAGCCTTAAAAACCTCATCTTCGCTATCGTAGTATAAAAACCAGAAACACTCGCTATCTGAATGTCTGATAATGGTGAACCCAGGTGTGGGATAACCCTGTAAAATTGTTCTTTTTTCTATTGCTTCTCCATATCCTTCATTTCTTGACATATCTACCACTGTGTAATCAAGTTTATTCCTAGTACTAGAAGACCTTCCATAAAGTGAAAAAACATAGAAAAGTCTTCGGCTACCAGGAACAGGTATGGTCAAGCTTTGATATACATAAGTCATACTGTCAGTTTCCTGAAGTCCAGGCATCAAGCGGTGTTTGCGGGTATATATCCTATTGGTTGTATAAAACAAAAGGTTCCCTTCCTCATCTGACATTGAAGAAGTGTTGAAATATGGAGCAAATCCCCATCTATAGTAATAATTAGTGTTATGCATCTGTTTTGTGGGCATACTTCCATTAAAAGTTAATAGAGTCGTTGTTTGACTGTAAAATGGAATAATCCAGTTTGCCGTTTCATTTTGAGCAGAAACAAAAGGAGTTGAAATAAAATATATAAAAAGGAAAAATAGTCCAATAAAAAATTGCATTAGCAGGACTTTTTAAAGTCTTCTGTCTTGGGAACGTGCATCTATAGCTAATATTTTATTTAAAATAAGATTTTAAATAAACAGCCCCCGACTTTATAAACTATAAAACCGGGGGCTGCTTAAACTCAGAGCAAGTATTTTAATGGACTACTAGCTTCTGGGTCATAGTTCCTTTGTCTCCATCAATTCTCACTAAATATATACCGGCAGAAAAATTATGGATATCAAGACTCAACTTATTTTTGGTAACTTCTTGGTCCATTATTCTTGCTCCCTGTACGCTGGATATAGATAACAATTTAGCCCCAAAATCGTCAGGTATTTTAATGCTAAGTTTTGAAGTAGCTGGATTCGGAAACATGGTAAACTTCGGCTCCAACTTTTCAGCGTCAACAGACAAAGTAGGAGGGTTTGTCCGTTGCACAAACTTTGAAAGCAAACGAATATAAGCGGTCTGATAACCACAGCTATTTTCTGTCACCTCCCAAGAATTTAATGGCCACGTGGTATTAAAGTCAAGATAAGACTTTTGGTCAGGTTGGTCTTTCGGAGGGCTCAAGGAAATAGAAGTACATACAGCATTGTTTTCCATACTGCCACAACCATCAGGGCAGCAATCATCCCAATCATATTCAGGGTTTGGCCCCCCTACCAAAAACCCAGGTGCAGGGCCATAAGTAGACACTCCGACTTCATCCCAAAGCTCCGTACCGTCGTGGAACCAGGTGTGGTAGAATTGATTCACACACTTATCGCCACCTTTTCCATACATATTGGACAAATACACCATGTTCAAAGGGTTAACACCATGTATATAATGAATGAACCGTTCAGCAGCACGGCGGGCATCTTCATGTTGAGAAGGCTCTATATCATAAGTAATTAAATCATAAAAAATTGTACCTTGGTTAGATTTAGTACCGTTGCTTCCCCAAACATAATTTTCTAAAGGTGCCATATATGGGTCAATAGTATTTATATTATGATATGCAGGAAAATTAAACTCGTTAGTGTTCAAGGCATCCGCATATTTGTCTTTTATTTCCCTGACTACAGAAGTAGTAGCATCTTCCAAGGTGGTATAATAAAGCAAAACCTCTTGTTCACGCACTTCAAAAGGAAAGGCATAATTCCAAGGTATAAGGTGAATATCCTGATAGTTTTCATCAAAAAATGATTTATAGGATTCTTCACCTGTCATTTCGAATAAATGCACCGCTGCCCTCATTTTATAGGCAAACCTACCATAATCGTTTGTTTCCTGCTGCCCACTTGCAATACCTTGTGAACCGTACGCCTCATCATTGTTTCTCCAAATTACATTAGGGTTTTCGTCAGCCCAGCCCCATGCTTTTTTAGCTGCTTCCAATAATTGATCAGCATAATCATTCATTCCCAAAGCACCAAAAACCTTAGCACCAAAAGCAAAAGTACTTGCCGAGTTGTTTGTTGCACTTGTGTTCACCCCACCGTACAGACTTGGCCCTGTGGCTGACGAGGGTGGACTGGCGTGTGAAAGGCTTACTACACTTATCATGCTCCCGTCGTCGTTCTGTAGCCGCAGCAAATGGTCCATTCCCCACTTAGCTTCATCTAAAATATCAGGTATGCCATTTCCTGACTCTGGAATGTCAAAATCATCGCCCCAAGCCTCAGGGTTATCCAAATAGGCTAAAAACATTTCATATATATAGTTAGAAGTCCAGTTGGTGTACTTATTATAATCTCCCGCATCATACCAGCCTCCTCTAAGGTCTTTTTCTGTAGAAGCATCATCGGGGGCATCATAACTTCTGCAATTGGCATCCTGAAGTGGCCCTAAATGACTGGCTCCATCTTCCCAGCCAGTTTCAGCATACGGAGCTTCTTTGGCAAAACCAGCCCGCTGATAGAAAAAAGTTCTAAAAGCATGTTTTAAAACAGAATTATACACATCGTCCCTAATCTCAAACTCAAAGGAACGATCTCCTTGATCAACGTCTTCTACATAGTACGTACCAGGTTCGGTCACTTCGCTAAAATCAAACCACCATGCACGGTCTCCAGAGCTTTCATCTTCTATACCCCCGTTCCACTCCTCTGGCTCTGCCGTAAATACTTGTTCGCCAGATTCCGCATTTACGAGTGCATAGGTGCTTCCTGGATTAAAAGACTGACCTTCATCAAAACCTGTTTGTGGGTCGCGTATGACTGCTACTTTCTCAGAAGTTGTTCTGTAGCCAAACTGATCTATGACAATAAAGTCACTTTGGGCAACAGCATTAGAGAAAAATAACATTGAAAGCAGAATAACTTGATAATAAACCTTAGAAGCAAAAAAGAACTTCTGAAATAGCATGTAATTATGTTTCATGTTTTATGTAGATATTATAAGAAATTAGAAGTGCTATTAAGGAACAATAAGAATTAACATAAGCTACCTAGACTGTGTACAAAAAAGCTACAAACTTAAGTTTTTCAGCATGGCACGCTAAAATTAAACCTGAATTATGCATTAAATTTCGTTATGAGGGGCAAAAGAACAAAAAATCAGCGTATTTAGTTTGCAAAGCATAGTGATTCTATGGTTAAAAACCAATTCGAAGCGTCCGATTTGATGTTGCTTGCCAGGCAATAGAAAGTTCTAATACATATTTCAGGTTAAATACATCTGAAGAAGAAAAAAGTAACTTCTAAAAGCTAAAAAAATGTGCAATTAGACAAAACATAGATTAAAAACACATAAATGTATACTAAAACTCATCTACAATAAAACAGTTTACGAGCTTGTGTTTCATTATAATACTTTGTAATATAGAAGTTGATTTGACTTGTTTTAGTGCAAAAAATCACCAAAACTTCACGTCAACTTAAAGACATAATGGAAAATCAAAGCAAAGAATCCACGGCTAAAGAAACAGATTTGGTTTCCTTAAAACTGGAAGACGGTATTCTTTATGGAAGCTATAAACCTACGCATGTTACGCTTAAACTCTTTAAACAAATGCTTGAAGACCGGCTAACATATACTCAAGGAGGCATTTACCCTTTATTTGCTGACTGCCGGCGTTACGAAAGAGTAGAAAGAGACGCATGGGAGTTTATGGCTGGAAAAGAAGGTTGTAAAGACCTTACTGCTGTTGCTTTTTTAATTAATTCTCCGGTACAAAAAGTTATATATAATATATACTTTTCATTAATGCCACCTATTATTCCGGTACGCTCCTTTACCAATGCAGAAGCAGGGATAGTATGGTTAAAAAAATACCGGGTTTCTTAACTAATATTAATTAGATTAGGAAATCAACATAATACTTTTTGATAATCCCTATACTCGTTCATAAACACCCCTTTCCAAAGTTCATCCAGCCAACAGGATTTGCCATGGATAGGAAATGGGCGAAAACAATCAAATTTTTACTAGAAAATAAAAATGACCTTTTTATTAATATTTAGGTAAAACTTATATTCATTAGAAAATCCCTTGCCCCTAAACATATGATCTATTACCTTGGTTAGAGTGGAAGGTGGATGAGTTCTTATTCAAATGATATTGTACTTCTAATTACTTAATGGAAGCAGATGCCAAAAATAAAATAGTCACTAGTTTTTTATCAGGCGGTGGCGAAATGGGAGAGGTTATTAAAACCCGTGACTGGAGTTCTACAGGTCTGGGGCCGATAGATCAATGGCCTCAAAGTTTATGCACGACACTTAGTATTACCCTTCGCTCAAAAATCCCGATGGTGCTTATTTGGGGCGAAGAACAAATTTTTTTCTATAACGATGCCTACAAACCTACTCTTGGTAATGAAAATCCCCACTATGCACTAGGCACTCCG is from Cytophagaceae bacterium ABcell3 and encodes:
- a CDS encoding nucleotidyltransferase domain-containing protein, whose amino-acid sequence is MNIQDIKNQNLILLECISGSRAFGLATPESDTDVRGVFYLPREKYFGLEYIPQISNETNDIVYYELGRFIELLLKNNPNIIELLNTPDDCILQRNPIMDHIRTEMFLSKLCEQTFGNYALSQIRKARGLNKKIVNPMEKERKTVLDFCYVNDRAASLPLKEFLAAKNMEQAFCGLTSLPHMRDMYALFYDESGKYKGIVQKNTANEISLSSVPKDAKPVALLYFNKDGYSQHCRSYKEYWDWVNKRNETRYQGNLAHGKNYDAKNMMHVFRLLTMAEEIGEKGKVIVRRPDRDFLLSIKKGDFSYEELVEKAEEKRMHLQDIYEKSTLPDTPDAGLVNNLLVEMREKLYCSKT
- a CDS encoding gliding motility-associated C-terminal domain-containing protein, encoding MHNTNYYYRWGFAPYFNTSSMSDEEGNLLFYTTNRIYTRKHRLMPGLQETDSMTYVYQSLTIPVPGSRRLFYVFSLYGRSSSTRNKLDYTVVDMSRNEGYGEAIEKRTILQGYPTPGFTIIRHSDSECFWFLYYDSEDEVFKARKVTSSGIDEHVVNSNFPFTPPGHWDIEARINYKVSPDQKKIAVLVSPEPSFAQLIYLFDFNAETGGMENGRMLSGIDERAQAVYDAEFSPDSKLLYYSTDSSLYQAKISSSDNSGMQATQVKTCSSSISLGLQLAQNGKIYINEHSGSGTKLGVIHAPNQEGVLCNIVFEEINAQFGIFSFPKFVSAYLQPAFSFQNTCLGEETTFKLIDTTVVSADWDFGDQGSETVNSLNPTYAFTTAGDHYVRCTLQYANGESKTYGSNVRIRGPLASNINDTTLCAGDTFRFQPCAPEVYHSSSGSVDYHEIIANDTVIYETSNGCYEGYKAIAVNFQKRHTVELGGDTIICFDQLPYPVELPVLPEASYVWSNGDTINQTSFLEGGHHHANVTLGACSVSDSIVLEVTPALPVATLGADTSLCIGDTLMLDVFQEGARFLWQDGSTEPFYNTSTSEQVKVDIFLGGCNASDSLTVTFYDAPEVDLGADTAICHGDTLWLDVYNTEAGYLWQDLSDAHKLPATETGLYSVHVNRGYCTRSDSTFVTIVDPPYQPEQRRFVICEGAFHEVDLSQENVSFLWSDGSTEAWFTTDKAESFYVFRENMCGTALDTFEVFLELMPELQILGAQEACTGDTVFLKTEGNIDVVWDDGSSDSIRAIVHSGKYFAEGSNACGGLRATHEVTINDCCEAGVIPNLITPNGDQRNDYFYFECAKQGGWEINIYNRHGKLVFSDSNYDNNWNGKGLSDGVYYYELKRGNISYKGWVHLIR
- a CDS encoding nucleotidyltransferase domain-containing protein, with the translated sequence MESTIVQRLQEIETQYEVKVLLAVESGSRAWGFPSPDSDYDVRFIYVHRPEWYLTIQDKKDTIELPEKELLDFSGWDIRKALKLLKKSNPPLLEWLNSPVVYTEIPEIVQGLRELAKACFSPVAVMHHYLSMAVKYKGLVDKAGGQVKIKNYFYALRTAFACKWMLDKHTMPPVDFTEMLVLADDQLKAEIIRLIALKAGKNESEVVARNPKLDALLNSLIREAEANAASMKSSKVDVESFDMFFRYVLEVWR
- a CDS encoding RtcB family protein, with translation MQLKGNHLLEMGYPPGKVIGIALEVIEKEYADLNTDALSILFKNVLENPGDFLEDPKLSPVAFELIKPAKDALVELNPNPDDYVVYGPEGIEEGAVRQMETAMKLPVTVSGALMPDAHQGYGLPIGGVLATNNAVIPYGVGVDIGCRMCMSIYDIPAGFIDEQKKELKKMLINNTKFGRATFKKPREHAVIENPLFSEIPLLKGLKNKAFSQLGSSGGGNHFVEFGITEILDPQNEFGLPPGKYLAVLSHSGSRGFGATIASHYTKLAMETCKLPQEAKHLAWLGLDTEAGQEYWQAMNLAGDYASACHHQIHERMAVGLRANPVAVIENHHNFAWKEKDAAGNEVIVHRKGATPAGKGVLGIIPGSMTAPGFIVRGKGEVASLNSASHGAGRTMSRTQAKKILDASAVRQHLLDAGVELIGSGLDEAPMAYKDINMVMEAQKDLVEVVGSFLPKIVRMCGDEKFREVD
- a CDS encoding slipin family protein; the protein is MKRIRINKGQIGLVFRNGDYIRVLQEGSFWLKPFESVMLYSLSVPFYPPVDLSILLRDEDLATMLTVVDVKDHEIALQYENGNFKNVLTPGRYAFWKGVAEFSFDKADLNRAEISPDINVNLFQRKELLPYIRVYTIEAFEKGVLFVDGNFQRILDTGVYHFWKSPVMVSVQKTDMRQLQLEVSGQEILTRDKAALRISFYTQYKVKDIIKALVENRDFEKQLYVLLQLALREFVGTYSLDELLDKKEEISAYVLSSLKQKSEDLGVEIKGAGIRDIILPGEIKEIMNQVLVAEKKAQANVIMRREETASTRSLLNTAKLMEDNECCSG